A single window of Drosophila suzukii chromosome 3, CBGP_Dsuzu_IsoJpt1.0, whole genome shotgun sequence DNA harbors:
- the LOC108013909 gene encoding protein NDUFAF4 homolog yields MGQVVSMVARRVNRFNVENRAHRILEREKPTPAPKFDSNLRDMERTLELDPKFVDKLNLKDSSLDGRLKNVYVTSQDRFIKRVQERQAAEAAADKAEQRPLPLERKTPDDFEYGYLEPTRISAGHCTLRQALKFINDHQLDPENWPANKIANEYKLKEPLVENILHYFKTFNMYIPDQKYKDTMLTQATQPLLRVKSNSEGNP; encoded by the exons ATGGGACAGGTGGTTTCCATGGTGGCCCGGCGGGTGAATCGCTTCAATGTCGAGAATCGCGCCCATCGCATCCTGGAGCGCGAAAAGCCCACACCGGCACCCAAATTCGATTCCAATTTAAGGGACATGGAGCGCACCTTGGAAT TGGATCCCAAGTTCGTGGACAAACTGAACTTGAAGGACTCCAGCTTGGACGGGCGTTTGAAAAACGTTTATGTAACCTCGCAGGATCGATTT ATCAAGCGGGTGCAGGAGCGCCAGGCAGCGGAGGCGGCGGCGGACAAGGCGGAGCAGCGACCTCTGCCCCTGGAGCGCAAAACGCCGGATGACTTCGAGTATGGCTACTTGGAGCCCACGCGCATCAGCGCTGGACATTGCACACTGCGCCAGGCACTCAAGTTCATCAATGACCACCAGCTGGATCCGGAAAACTGGCCAGCCAACAAGATAGCCAACGAGTACAAGCTCAAAGAGCCCCTAGTTG AAAATATCCTACACTACTTTAAAACCTTCAATATGTACATACCCGACCAGAAGTACAAGGACACGATGTTAACTCAAGCCACGCAGCCGCTCCTGCGGGTTAAATCAAACTCTGAGGGCAATCCGTAA